In one Arachis duranensis cultivar V14167 chromosome 9, aradu.V14167.gnm2.J7QH, whole genome shotgun sequence genomic region, the following are encoded:
- the LOC107464898 gene encoding uncharacterized protein LOC107464898 yields MGNQLSLRPSNAATAKIVLWDGSIHDYEQPLTVAELMLEHPQQVVVEFDSALTTKQKRPTPLPADKMLQMNKVYLMLPVKKGKPVSLTSHDGRRILLAVNSALRSKEIVCSSRLVPWLLRLAGGEGGTRDAGGGVRRREEETVRCEFSEFLMPEMMRPEYLSRQLSAGSNGWRPSLDTIKEKKIVKKLNHWLFINGV; encoded by the coding sequence ATGGGAAACCAACTCTCCCTTCGTCCTTCAAATGCAGCCACAGCGAAAATCGTCTTGTGGGACGGTTCCATTCATGACTATGAGCAACCCCTAACGGTGGCAGAGCTCATGCTAGAGCACCCGCAGCAGGTAGTTGTGGAATTCGATTCGGCTTTGACGACGAAACAGAAGCGGCCAACTCCATTGCCGGCCGACAAGATGCTTCAGATGAACAAGGTCTACCTTATGCTTCCCGTCAAGAAAGGGAAGCCTGTCTCTTTGACCAGCCACGACGGCCGCCGCATTCTCTTGGCCGTTAACTCTGCCTTGCGTTCCAAGGAAATCGTCTGTTCCTCCAGGCTTGTTCCGTGGCTCTTGCGTCTTGCCGGCGGGGAGGGTGGGACTAGAGAcgccggtggaggggtccggaGAAGGGAGGAAGAGACGGTGCGGTGCGAGTTTTCAGAGTTTTTGATGCCGGAGATGATGAGGCCGGAGTATTTGAGTAGGCAACTTTCAGCTGGGAGTAATGGGTGGAGGCCAAGCTTGGACACCATTAAGGAGAAGAAGATTGTAAAGAAACTTAATCACTGGTTGTTCATCAATGGTGTTTAA